A stretch of the Bubalus kerabau isolate K-KA32 ecotype Philippines breed swamp buffalo chromosome 11, PCC_UOA_SB_1v2, whole genome shotgun sequence genome encodes the following:
- the CD8A gene encoding T-cell surface glycoprotein CD8 alpha chain — protein MASLLTALILPLALLLLDAAKVLGSLSFRMSPTQKETRLGEKVELQCELLQSGMASGCSWLRQIPGDDPRPTFLMYLSPQRVKLAEGLDPKHISGSRVSGTKFQLTLISFLEEDQGYYFCSVVSNSILYFSNFVPVFLPAKPATTPAMRPSTRAPTSAPQTRSIFPRSEVCRTSAGSAVDTSRPDFACNVYIWAPLVGTCGVLLLSLVITGICYRRNRRRVCKCPRPVVRQGGKPNLSEKYV, from the exons ATGGCCTCACTCTTGACCGCCTTGATCCTGCcgctggccctgctgctgctcg ATGCCGCCAAGGTCCTCGGGTCGCTCTCGTTCCGGATGTCGCCGACGCAGAAGGAGACTAGACTGGGCGAGAAGGTGGAGCTGCAATGCGAGTTGCTGCAGTCCGGCATGGCGTCAGGGTGCTCCTGGCTCCGCCAGATACCCGGGGACGACCCCAGACCCACATTCTTAATGTACCTCTCCCCTCAACGGGTCAAGCTAGCCGAGGGACTGGACCCCAAACACATTTCCGGCTCCAGGGTCTCCGGCACCAAATTCCAGCTCACCCTGATCAGCTTCCTCGAGGAGGACCAAGGCTACTATTTTTGCTCCGTCGTGAGCAACTCGATCCTGTACTTCAGTAACTTCGTGCCTGTCTTCTTGCCAG CGAAGCCCGCCACCACGCCGGCGATGCGGCCATCCACGCGGGCGCCCACCAGCGCGCCTCAGACTAGGTCGATCTTTCCGCGCTCAGAGGTGTGCCGGACCTCTGCGGGCAGCGCAG TGGACACGAGCCGGCCGGACTTCGCCTGCAATGTCTACATCTGGGCTCCCTTGGTCGGGACCTGCGGAGTCCTTCTCCTGTCATTGGTCATCACAGGCATCTGCTACCGCC GGAACCGAAGACGTGTCTGCAAATGTCCCAG GCCTGTGGTCCGACAAGGAGGCAAGCCCAACCTTTCAGAGAAATATGTCTAA